Proteins co-encoded in one Populus trichocarpa isolate Nisqually-1 chromosome 10, P.trichocarpa_v4.1, whole genome shotgun sequence genomic window:
- the LOC18102654 gene encoding metal tolerance protein 10, with the protein MVTSPRIDSFDYRTELLSPPPPGENASVTSVPSWRLNMDKFQLPERRVDSDVGLGSFFKTMRRQRKIAEYYRKQEELLEGFNEVDSFTELGILPEGLTENEMKQLAKSEKIAIYASNVANLVLFVAKVYASVQSRSMAVIASTLDSLLDLLSGFILWFTDHAMKKQNQYQYPIGKQRMQPVGIVVFASVMATLGLQILFESGRELITKAQPDRDPTKLKWMIGIMVSATIVKFVLMVYCRRFENEIVRAYAQDHLFDVITNCTGLASAVLAIKFFWWLDPIGAILIALYTISNWASTVMENVWSLIGRTAPPEYLAKLTYLIWNHHEEIKQIDTVRAYTFGSHYFVEADIVLPEDMSLGHAHNIGETLQEKLEQLSEVERAFVHIDFEYTHQPEHKPKRAS; encoded by the exons ATGGTTACGAGTCCTCGAATCGATTCGTTTGACTATAGAACCGAGCTTTTATCACCTCCCCCACCTGGCGAGAATGCTTCGGTCACAAGCGTGCCATCATGGCGTCTTAATATGGATAAATTTCAGCTGCCGGAGAGGCGTGTAGATTCCGATGTTGGCTTAGGAAGTTTTTTTAAGACAATGA GGAGACAGAGGAAAATTGCAGAATACTACAGGAAGCAGGAAGAGCTTCTCGAGGGGTTCAATGAAGTGGACTCATTCACCGAGTTGGGTATTTTGCCCGAGGGCTTGACTGAG AATGAAATGAAGCAGCTAGCAAAGAGCGAGAAGATAGCAATATATGCATCCAATGTAGCAAACTTGGTGCTTTTCGTGGCAAAAGTTTACGCTTCGGTTCAGAGTAGATCAATGGCTGTCATAGCATCAACCTTGGACTCTCTCTTGGATCTCTTGTCAGGTTTCATTCTGTGGTTTACTGATCATGCTATGAAGAAACAGAATCAGTACCAGTATCCCATTGGCAAGCAGAGGATGCAACCTGTG GGGATAGTAGTTTTTGCATCAGTAATGGCAACTCTTGGACTACAAATATTGTTTGAATCAGGAAGAGAACTTATTACAAAG GCTCAACCAGACAGGGATCCTACCAAACTAAAATGGATGATTGGTATCATGGTTTCAGCTACAATAGTAAAATTTGTACTCATGGTATACTGTCGCCGATTCGAAAATGAAATTGTCAGGGCATATGCTCAAGATCATTTATTCGATGTCATTACTAATTGTACTGGTCTAGCCTCAGCTGTATTGGCTATCAAATTCTTCTGGTGGCTCGATCCTATCGGAGCTATACTT ATAGCTCTATACACAATAAGCAATTGGGCAAGCACAGTGATGGAGAACGTTTGGTCGTTGATCGGGAGGACAGCCCCACCAGAATATTTAGCAAAACTGACGTATCTAATCTGGAATCATCATGAAGAGATTAAGCAAATCGATACCGTTAGGGCATACACATTTGGTAGCCATTACTTCGTGGAAGCTGATATTGTCCTGCCAGAGGACATGTCCCTTGGTCACGCGCATAACATTGGAGAGACACTTCAAGAGAAGCTTGAACAACTTTCTGAAGTCGAACGAGCTTTCGTTCATATCGATTTCGAATACACTCATCAGCCAGAACACAAGCCGAAGCGAGCTAGCTAG